In Planctomycetota bacterium, a genomic segment contains:
- a CDS encoding tetratricopeptide repeat protein: protein MRAILAVVLVLLASPHRVLGQPSAGDRALRTANALLQRGLHAEASAEYEAALRSLGDPGDRDQARYGLAVASYRLGRDEPALRALEAIERPRRFEFRADADVLRVHVLFRMKRYADAAEAAGDALRHEGHGSWASIASLRVESLHRAGRHWPAVEAYDDAAGRLSRDDGDAALRRRASFFAGLAQQAVARTPADHARAAGYFEAAQPPRGRDEIGDLARVRQAYALRDAGRTDDAIAAFERAIRRGGERTTPEALLGLGGLLRSAGRPAESTEILRTLSEREGGYRRSRVQYELGLALLEMGDADEAAQALRRAARDATTDLADDIDYWRAKADLRRGRADDAAQRLAEFADAFDESNLIAEARYDLGVALERSGRGDDATRAFDRFRRAHPDHAMAPDALYAMASLALAEGRIDRAASHAEAFVRAHGDHPLAGQAGFVLGEALFRQGDHERAAGVLQPLADEDGELGRRASYRLGLSLRELGRADEAETYLARVASGGDADEAFLPALLARGEIAFERGDWDAAIEAFDGYLDSADDGDESAGDALMKRGLAYARSERPREALGDFGRVLEDHAGGVHGAHARFEVAQAHLALGDDTSARAALRGLLDEHEGSKFEPYALRHLAGIAARAGDPAEAADLYERAAASGDAGFARSFAVERARALLDAGDPRAAAGLLEGLDGEATTWRVIALARLGAHGDAIELARGHDAPAVESDVGELYFYELGGSLRATGEDAGARRLFERLAGRGDAIGGRAALDLADMLIDAKQFDAAAETLRGALTHDALDAELCPSILYKLAWCEYQLGDHRRVVALLDEPRCELGSLKAPAAMVLGESQLALGRGKPAAAAFGIVLADEASRDLHEAALLRLGEAHAAAQDWRASRRAYEDHRSRHAKSPQWFRAEFGLGWARENAGEHREAIAHYRAVTERHDGETAARAQFQLGECLFALGEFDEAVRELLRVDILYASPTWSAAALYEAGRCFESMDKVGEARAQYRAVRERFAESPWAQAAGERLAAIAGPGGSGG, encoded by the coding sequence ATGCGCGCGATCCTGGCGGTCGTTCTGGTCCTGCTCGCATCGCCGCACCGCGTCCTCGGGCAGCCGTCCGCGGGCGATCGCGCCCTGCGCACCGCCAACGCGTTGCTGCAGCGGGGGTTGCACGCCGAGGCGTCGGCCGAGTACGAGGCCGCCCTGCGGAGCCTGGGGGATCCGGGCGACCGCGACCAGGCCCGCTATGGGCTCGCGGTGGCGAGCTATCGCCTGGGCCGCGACGAGCCGGCGCTCCGCGCACTGGAGGCCATCGAGCGGCCGCGACGATTCGAGTTCCGGGCCGACGCCGACGTGCTCCGCGTGCACGTGCTCTTCCGCATGAAGCGGTATGCCGACGCCGCCGAGGCGGCGGGCGACGCGCTGCGGCACGAGGGCCACGGCTCGTGGGCGAGCATCGCGTCGCTCCGCGTCGAGAGCCTGCACCGCGCCGGACGGCATTGGCCAGCGGTGGAGGCCTACGACGATGCCGCGGGCCGGCTCTCGCGCGACGACGGCGATGCGGCCCTGCGCAGGCGGGCGTCATTCTTTGCCGGGCTAGCGCAGCAAGCGGTCGCGCGCACCCCGGCCGACCACGCCCGGGCGGCCGGCTACTTCGAGGCCGCCCAGCCCCCGCGCGGCCGCGACGAGATCGGCGACCTGGCGCGCGTGCGGCAGGCCTATGCCCTCCGCGATGCCGGCCGTACCGACGACGCCATCGCCGCATTCGAGCGGGCCATCCGTCGCGGTGGCGAGCGGACGACGCCCGAGGCGCTGCTCGGGCTTGGCGGTCTGCTGCGCTCGGCCGGGCGGCCGGCGGAATCGACCGAGATCCTGCGGACGTTGTCCGAGCGCGAGGGCGGCTACCGCCGATCGCGGGTGCAGTACGAGCTGGGCCTTGCGCTGCTCGAGATGGGCGATGCCGACGAGGCCGCCCAGGCCCTGCGGCGTGCGGCGCGGGACGCCACCACGGACCTCGCCGACGACATCGACTACTGGCGGGCCAAGGCCGACCTCCGCCGGGGCCGCGCCGACGACGCGGCGCAGCGGCTGGCTGAGTTCGCGGACGCCTTCGACGAGAGCAACCTGATCGCCGAGGCGCGATACGACCTGGGCGTCGCGCTCGAGCGGTCGGGCCGGGGGGACGACGCGACGCGGGCGTTCGATCGGTTCCGCCGGGCCCACCCCGACCACGCGATGGCGCCCGACGCGCTGTACGCGATGGCGTCGCTCGCGCTGGCCGAAGGCCGCATCGATCGGGCGGCGTCGCACGCCGAGGCCTTCGTCCGCGCGCACGGCGACCACCCATTGGCGGGGCAGGCGGGCTTCGTGCTGGGCGAGGCCCTCTTCCGGCAGGGCGACCACGAGCGCGCCGCCGGCGTGCTGCAACCGCTGGCCGACGAAGACGGTGAGCTGGGCCGCCGCGCGAGCTATCGGCTCGGACTGAGCCTGCGGGAGCTCGGTCGCGCCGACGAGGCCGAGACGTATCTTGCCCGCGTGGCGTCGGGCGGCGATGCGGACGAGGCCTTCCTGCCGGCCCTGCTCGCGCGGGGCGAGATCGCCTTCGAACGGGGCGACTGGGACGCGGCGATCGAGGCCTTCGATGGCTACCTCGATTCCGCGGATGATGGGGACGAGTCCGCCGGCGACGCCCTGATGAAGCGCGGCCTTGCGTACGCGCGGAGCGAGCGGCCCCGGGAAGCGCTCGGCGACTTCGGGCGGGTGCTCGAGGACCACGCCGGCGGCGTGCACGGGGCACACGCCCGATTCGAGGTGGCCCAGGCGCACCTGGCCCTGGGCGACGACACCAGCGCCCGGGCGGCGCTGCGGGGGTTGCTCGACGAGCACGAGGGCTCGAAGTTCGAGCCGTACGCCCTGCGGCACCTCGCGGGGATCGCCGCCCGCGCGGGCGATCCGGCGGAGGCCGCCGACCTGTACGAGCGTGCGGCGGCGTCGGGCGACGCGGGCTTCGCGCGGTCGTTCGCGGTCGAGCGGGCCCGCGCGCTGCTCGACGCCGGCGATCCACGTGCGGCGGCCGGCTTGCTCGAGGGCCTCGACGGCGAGGCGACGACCTGGCGGGTGATCGCGCTCGCTCGCCTGGGTGCGCACGGGGACGCCATCGAGCTGGCCCGGGGCCACGACGCGCCGGCCGTCGAGAGCGACGTGGGCGAGCTGTACTTCTACGAGCTGGGCGGCAGCCTGCGGGCCACGGGCGAGGACGCGGGCGCGCGACGGCTGTTCGAGCGGCTGGCCGGGCGGGGCGACGCCATCGGCGGGCGGGCCGCGCTCGACCTGGCCGACATGCTGATCGACGCCAAGCAGTTCGATGCCGCCGCCGAGACGCTCCGCGGGGCGCTGACGCACGACGCCCTCGACGCCGAGTTGTGCCCGTCGATCCTCTACAAGCTGGCGTGGTGCGAGTACCAGCTGGGCGATCACCGCCGCGTGGTCGCGCTGCTCGACGAACCCCGCTGCGAGCTGGGATCGCTTAAGGCCCCGGCGGCAATGGTGCTGGGCGAATCCCAGCTGGCGCTGGGCCGGGGCAAGCCGGCGGCCGCCGCGTTCGGAATCGTGCTGGCCGACGAGGCTTCGCGGGACCTGCACGAGGCGGCGCTGCTCCGCCTCGGCGAGGCGCACGCCGCGGCCCAGGACTGGCGGGCCAGCCGGCGTGCATACGAGGACCACCGGTCGAGGCATGCCAAGAGCCCGCAGTGGTTCCGGGCGGAGTTCGGCCTGGGCTGGGCCCGGGAGAACGCCGGCGAGCACCGCGAGGCGATCGCGCACTACCGGGCGGTCACCGAGCGGCACGACGGCGAGACCGCCGCTCGCGCGCAGTTCCAGCTCGGCGAGTGCCTGTTCGCGCTCGGCGAGTTCGACGAGGCCGTCCGCGAGCTGCTGCGTGTGGACATCCTGTACGCCTCGCCCACGTGGAGCGCCGCGGCGCTGTACGAGGCGGGCCGCTGCTTCGAATCGATGGACAAGGTCGGCGAGGCGCGGGCGCAGTATCGCGCGGTCCGCGAACGCTTCGCGGAGAGCCCATGGGCCCAGGCCGCGGGCGAGCGGCTCGCCGCCATCGCGGGCCCCGGCGGATCGGGAGGCTGA
- a CDS encoding biopolymer transporter ExbD: MLIRNKADEDAPSIEITPIIDMVFLLLIFFLVATTYQQSERELEIALPEAEAAGPISAMLREIIINVDGAGRIIVGGQAITLEELRTLVADAVEVNPDQKVSVRGDKDIAYGSIVRVLDVCKAAGVQQPFLDTVPLG, from the coding sequence GTGCTCATCCGCAACAAGGCCGACGAGGATGCGCCGTCGATCGAGATCACGCCGATCATCGATATGGTGTTCCTGCTGCTGATCTTCTTCCTGGTGGCGACGACCTACCAGCAGAGCGAGCGTGAACTGGAGATCGCGCTGCCCGAGGCCGAGGCCGCCGGCCCGATCAGCGCCATGCTCCGCGAGATCATCATCAACGTGGACGGCGCGGGCCGGATCATCGTGGGCGGCCAGGCGATCACGCTCGAGGAACTCCGCACGCTGGTGGCCGACGCGGTGGAGGTCAATCCCGACCAGAAGGTGTCGGTGCGGGGCGACAAGGACATCGCCTACGGGTCCATCGTGCGGGTGCTGGACGTGTGCAAGGCCGCCGGCGTGCAGCAGCCGTTCCTCGATACCGTGCCCCTGGGGTGA
- a CDS encoding type III polyketide synthase has product MSATIVGIGLATPGQTIAQDRVAELIARASGANGTRARAISTLYRNSGVRSRGIASAAFHEGDLAIAQAEGTAERMRRYHELAPPIAAHACTTALGRAGVRPDGVTHLITVSCTGLASPGLDIELIHRLELPASTERVNVGFMGCHGALNGLRVARALAASSEHAVVLLCCAELCSLHFQGGQPEGSAVADALFADGAAACVVRRGGDGPAIAHSEAVLLPDSLSEMAWDVGPSGFLMTLSPRVPDLLSRHVPGWVDGLLSARGMARGDIASWAIHPGGPRVLQRVAGALGLDPSATEASADVLGQHGNMSSATILFIIDRMLRAGARLPLLAMAFGPGLTGEAVLLADDAR; this is encoded by the coding sequence GTGAGCGCGACCATCGTCGGCATCGGCCTGGCAACCCCCGGGCAGACCATCGCCCAGGATCGCGTGGCCGAGCTGATCGCACGCGCATCGGGCGCGAATGGCACGCGGGCGCGGGCGATAAGCACGCTCTACCGCAATTCGGGCGTGCGCTCACGGGGCATCGCGTCGGCGGCCTTCCACGAGGGCGACCTCGCCATCGCCCAGGCCGAGGGCACGGCCGAGCGGATGCGCCGCTACCACGAGCTCGCGCCCCCCATCGCCGCCCACGCGTGCACGACCGCGCTCGGCCGCGCCGGCGTGCGGCCAGACGGCGTCACCCATCTCATCACCGTCAGCTGCACCGGGCTGGCCTCGCCCGGGCTCGACATCGAGCTGATCCACCGGCTGGAGCTGCCAGCGAGCACCGAGCGCGTCAACGTCGGCTTCATGGGCTGCCACGGCGCGCTCAACGGCCTGCGTGTAGCGCGGGCGCTCGCGGCATCGAGCGAGCACGCGGTGGTGCTGCTGTGCTGCGCCGAGCTGTGCTCGCTGCACTTCCAGGGCGGGCAGCCCGAGGGATCCGCCGTGGCCGACGCCCTCTTTGCCGACGGTGCGGCCGCCTGCGTCGTCCGCCGCGGCGGCGACGGTCCCGCGATCGCCCACTCCGAGGCCGTCCTGCTGCCCGACAGCCTCAGCGAGATGGCCTGGGACGTCGGACCCTCGGGCTTCCTCATGACGCTCTCGCCGCGCGTCCCCGACCTGCTCAGCCGGCACGTGCCCGGCTGGGTCGATGGATTGCTCTCGGCTCGGGGCATGGCCCGCGGCGACATCGCCTCCTGGGCCATCCATCCCGGCGGGCCCAGGGTGCTGCAACGCGTCGCCGGTGCGCTCGGCCTCGACCCGTCGGCGACCGAGGCGTCGGCTGACGTGCTCGGCCAGCACGGCAACATGTCGTCGGCCACCATCCTCTTCATCATCGACAGGATGCTGCGCGCGGGCGCCCGCCTGCCCCTGCTGGCGATGGCCTTCGGCCCCGGACTGACGGGCGAAGCCGTGCTGCTCGCGGACGATGCGCGGTAG
- a CDS encoding MotA/TolQ/ExbB proton channel family protein, which produces MMQAIATLVGAATGQAAAAPSVFDLAVKGGIMMIPIVLCSLVVVAVVAERLSVLRLRRVVPPGLEAKLHEILGRARSRRDALEHCTKHDSPLARVLAAGIEKLGHAPEVVEKHLASSGEHEVYLMRKRLRTLTVVAAVAPLLGLTGTIFGMIRAFQTVASSGESLGKAELLAGGIYEAMITTAAGLLVAIPTIVFYHLLASKVDRLARELDRAAVEFVERHVLEPAGAAEPPHVASHENGEPARQAVAAGA; this is translated from the coding sequence ATGATGCAGGCGATTGCCACGCTCGTAGGCGCGGCGACGGGCCAGGCCGCGGCCGCCCCGTCGGTGTTCGATCTGGCCGTCAAGGGCGGGATCATGATGATCCCCATCGTGCTGTGCTCGCTGGTGGTCGTGGCCGTGGTGGCCGAGCGGCTGTCGGTGCTGCGGCTGCGACGCGTGGTGCCGCCGGGCCTCGAGGCCAAGCTGCACGAGATCCTGGGCCGGGCCCGCAGCCGCCGCGATGCGCTCGAGCACTGCACGAAGCACGACAGCCCGCTGGCGCGGGTGCTGGCAGCGGGCATCGAGAAGCTGGGGCACGCGCCCGAGGTCGTCGAGAAGCACCTCGCGTCGTCGGGCGAGCACGAGGTCTACCTCATGCGCAAGCGGCTGCGCACGCTCACGGTCGTCGCGGCCGTTGCGCCGCTGCTGGGGCTGACCGGCACGATCTTCGGCATGATCCGCGCGTTCCAGACGGTGGCGTCGTCGGGCGAGAGCCTGGGCAAGGCCGAGCTGCTCGCCGGCGGCATCTACGAGGCGATGATCACCACGGCCGCGGGCCTGCTCGTGGCGATTCCCACCATCGTGTTCTACCACCTGCTGGCGTCGAAGGTCGATCGCCTGGCGCGGGAGCTGGACCGGGCCGCCGTCGAGTTCGTCGAGCGGCACGTGCTCGAGCCGGCCGGCGCCGCGGAACCGCCGCACGTCGCGTCGCACGAGAACGGCGAGCCCGCACGCCAAGCGGTGGCGGCGGGGGCGTAG